A genomic stretch from Candidatus Kapaibacterium thiocyanatum includes:
- a CDS encoding tRNA threonylcarbamoyladenosine dehydratase → MLNPANDYRDRIHATRDSSWTSRTRLLLGDDPVDRMQRAHVLVVGMGGVGSYAAEFIARAGVGRMTIVDGDVIEPSNRNRQLPATVETEGQYKVEVMRDRLRAINPDIRLVAVREFITPSRIDRLLAARYDFIVDAIDSLTPKIWLLAGAHAKGMRIVSAMGAGGKLDPTKIRVADISATEKCNLARYVRKRLRRKGVNDGISAVYSIEPVVEESLMFTDGLNFKKSAFGTVSYLPAAFGGACASVVIRGLSADVEVKDVVPDGTNGQ, encoded by the coding sequence ATGCTCAATCCAGCCAATGACTATCGCGACCGTATCCATGCGACGAGAGACTCGTCCTGGACATCCCGTACCCGCCTTCTGCTCGGCGACGATCCGGTCGACCGTATGCAGCGTGCCCATGTCCTCGTCGTAGGCATGGGCGGCGTCGGCTCCTATGCCGCCGAATTCATCGCCCGCGCCGGTGTGGGTCGTATGACGATCGTCGACGGAGACGTGATCGAACCGAGCAACCGGAACAGGCAACTGCCTGCGACGGTGGAGACGGAGGGGCAGTACAAGGTCGAAGTCATGCGCGACCGCCTGCGCGCCATCAATCCGGACATCCGTCTCGTCGCCGTCAGGGAGTTCATCACGCCATCGCGCATCGATCGTCTGCTCGCCGCGCGATACGACTTCATCGTCGATGCCATCGATTCGCTGACGCCGAAGATATGGTTGCTCGCAGGGGCCCATGCCAAGGGCATGCGCATCGTGAGCGCCATGGGAGCGGGCGGGAAGCTGGATCCGACGAAGATCCGCGTGGCCGATATCTCGGCGACGGAGAAATGCAATCTCGCACGATACGTGCGCAAGCGGCTACGCCGCAAGGGCGTGAACGACGGTATCTCCGCCGTCTATTCCATCGAACCCGTCGTGGAGGAATCGCTCATGTTCACCGATGGTCTGAACTTCAAGAAGTCCGCGTTCGGGACGGTATCCTATCTCCCCGCCGCCTTCGGTGGTGCTTGTGCCAGCGTCGTCATCCGGGGCCTCTCGGCGGACGTCGAGGTGAAGGACGTCGTGCCTGATGGAACGAACGGACAATGA
- a CDS encoding glutathione peroxidase: MKAIIILVTLIVGITAMSAQSLHDFTMKDIDGKETALASYKGKVVLVVNVASFCGYTKQYKPLEALYRKYKDRGLVVAGFPANDFGAQEPGTDKEIATFCSTTYDVTFPMFSKITVKGEHKAPLYAFLTSGGGNPALAGEIDWNFEKFLVGKDGRIIHRYKSDVDPMSEEVLRDIEKAL; encoded by the coding sequence ATGAAAGCGATAATCATTCTCGTTACATTGATCGTCGGAATCACAGCCATGTCTGCACAGTCACTGCACGATTTCACCATGAAGGACATCGACGGCAAGGAAACGGCACTCGCTTCGTACAAGGGCAAGGTCGTTCTCGTCGTCAACGTCGCCTCATTCTGCGGCTACACCAAGCAATACAAGCCGCTCGAAGCACTGTATCGCAAATACAAGGATCGCGGGCTGGTCGTCGCCGGCTTCCCCGCGAACGACTTCGGAGCACAGGAGCCGGGAACGGACAAGGAGATCGCTACGTTCTGTTCGACCACGTACGACGTGACCTTCCCGATGTTCTCGAAGATCACGGTGAAGGGCGAGCACAAGGCTCCGCTCTATGCCTTCCTCACGAGCGGTGGCGGTAATCCCGCTCTGGCCGGCGAGATCGACTGGAACTTCGAGAAGTTCCTCGTCGGCAAGGACGGGCGCATCATCCACCGCTACAAGAGCGACGTCGATCCCATGAGCGAAGAAGTCCTGCGTGATATCGAGAAGGCACTCTGA